A genomic window from Polaribacter gangjinensis includes:
- a CDS encoding CAL67264 family membrane protein, with amino-acid sequence MGMNKNTVLGWATLIMIIVGLALIALGAFRYDDVAGWGFASVGIGFFAIAWVFNALKGRV; translated from the coding sequence ATGGGAATGAATAAAAACACAGTTTTGGGTTGGGCAACATTGATTATGATTATTGTTGGCTTGGCATTGATTGCTTTGGGTGCTTTTAGATATGATGATGTTGCAGGTTGGGGTTTTGCCTCAGTTGGTATTGGCTTTTTTGCAATTGCATGGGTTTTTAATGCTTTGAAAGGGCGCGTATAA